Proteins found in one Gammaproteobacteria bacterium genomic segment:
- a CDS encoding heme biosynthesis HemY N-terminal domain-containing protein, with protein sequence MIKRILFILLVGLIIAGVGILIMREPGFAVFSYSDTTVEIPLIKFYFGTVAAFIILYFLFRIIGALFRWPKRIHLKRQQKRNLEIMHALESSMLNFSQFNWAEAMRTATKNIKQSPIQKAQHLFTAHCAHNSGQKDTRDAHVTSLRKSESGKSLANTIEAEFCLEDGKHEKALMLLRDESTDNICNLNTLCHSYIKTNDISGLETSLPKLLPHADKAARIQYTVNRSLEWAINYYDVHSSEIQLSDLWKTYHKQLQANPVLLRSYVRTLINHGQDTAAEQIIKTQLNIKWDEALIQEYGLLKIDNLPQRTKQSEDWLQQHKDSAGLLLTLGRLNKNQKLWGKAKSYLESSLSRKPLVGTYAELAELHELLDEPIDAQRCAKKGLHIASR encoded by the coding sequence ATGATTAAGCGAATTTTATTCATTTTACTCGTTGGACTAATTATTGCCGGTGTCGGTATTTTAATTATGCGCGAACCAGGATTTGCAGTATTTAGCTATAGTGATACCACAGTAGAAATTCCACTAATTAAGTTCTACTTCGGCACGGTTGCTGCCTTTATTATATTGTATTTCCTATTTCGCATTATTGGTGCCTTATTCCGATGGCCGAAACGCATACACTTAAAGCGCCAACAAAAACGAAATCTTGAAATCATGCATGCCTTAGAATCATCCATGCTTAACTTCAGTCAATTTAATTGGGCTGAAGCTATGCGCACGGCGACAAAGAACATTAAACAAAGCCCAATACAAAAAGCACAGCATTTGTTTACTGCTCACTGTGCGCATAACTCAGGACAGAAAGATACACGAGATGCTCACGTCACTAGTTTGAGAAAATCTGAAAGCGGCAAATCTTTAGCTAACACTATAGAGGCTGAATTTTGTTTGGAAGATGGTAAGCATGAAAAAGCACTAATGCTATTGCGTGATGAAAGCACAGATAATATTTGCAACCTAAATACACTTTGTCATTCTTATATTAAAACTAATGACATTTCAGGTTTAGAAACTTCATTACCAAAATTGCTCCCTCATGCAGATAAAGCGGCACGCATTCAATACACGGTGAATAGAAGTTTAGAATGGGCAATAAACTACTACGATGTACATTCATCTGAAATACAGTTATCTGACTTATGGAAAACTTATCATAAGCAATTACAAGCTAACCCTGTGTTATTGCGATCATATGTTCGAACTCTAATCAACCATGGACAAGATACTGCTGCAGAGCAAATTATAAAAACTCAACTTAATATCAAGTGGGATGAAGCATTAATCCAAGAATACGGCTTATTAAAAATTGACAACTTGCCTCAGAGAACCAAGCAAAGTGAAGATTGGTTACAGCAACATAAAGATAGTGCTGGTTTATTGTTAACATTGGGCCGCTTAAATAAAAATCAAAAACTTTGGGGCAAAGCAAAAAGCTATCTTGAATCTAGCTTAAGTCGTAAACCATTGGTAGGCACCTATGCCGAGCTAGCTGAATTACATGAATTATTAGATGAACCTATAGATGCTCAGCGTTGCGCTAAAAAAGGCTTACACATAGCATCAAGATAA
- a CDS encoding uroporphyrinogen-III synthase: MEQNLPLSKTSIVVTRPSLQNKNICTQLSSMGAIPIAFPCIEISPILNIDTSNFDKVLPNCDLVIFISTNAVHYGLKTMPNLFKQVPESCQFAAVGASTAQALSEYGVKRILCPSDKFDSEQLLKLPELEKLNKKSVLIVKGKDGQKSLHHSLESRGANVLSVDVYQRTLPKSVNLDAINTKIDLLLFTSSETANNFLELAPNSLKNTLLACQTLVGHKRIAEKVTSLGFKKLPIIAATPSDTDMLAAINLWALNGP; this comes from the coding sequence GTGGAACAGAATTTACCATTGAGTAAAACTTCTATCGTGGTGACACGACCCAGCTTGCAGAATAAGAATATCTGTACTCAATTAAGCTCAATGGGTGCTATTCCCATTGCTTTCCCCTGTATCGAAATCAGCCCAATATTAAATATAGACACGTCCAACTTTGATAAGGTATTGCCTAATTGCGATCTAGTAATTTTTATTAGTACAAATGCTGTCCACTATGGCCTCAAAACAATGCCTAATCTGTTTAAACAAGTTCCTGAATCATGCCAATTTGCAGCTGTTGGCGCTTCAACTGCACAAGCCTTAAGCGAGTATGGCGTTAAACGAATACTCTGCCCTTCAGACAAATTCGATAGTGAACAATTACTTAAATTGCCTGAGTTAGAAAAACTTAATAAAAAATCAGTACTGATCGTTAAAGGTAAGGATGGGCAAAAGTCACTGCACCATTCTCTAGAAAGTAGAGGCGCTAATGTCCTATCAGTTGATGTTTATCAAAGAACTCTGCCTAAATCTGTCAATTTGGACGCAATCAATACTAAAATTGATCTACTATTGTTTACCAGTAGCGAGACAGCCAATAATTTCTTGGAGTTGGCCCCAAATTCACTGAAAAATACATTATTAGCCTGTCAAACCCTGGTAGGACACAAAAGAATCGCAGAAAAAGTAACATCTCTTGGTTTCAAAAAATTGCCTATAATAGCCGCGACCCCATCAGATACAGATATGCTGGCTGCGATTAATCTATGGGCCCTAAACGGGCCCTAG
- a CDS encoding uroporphyrinogen-III C-methyltransferase, with protein MSTKGDMEPKTTTAPTKPAANTNKQKSGSALLGVFVFLTFLLAVAGIGAGYYVWQQMQQQFQAAEVERKALEHALGTLDQNPRIQKFSRNFNKKIEDTNSNIEKISKNIKSLDGEQQRLASVVEKTSDIIGRGQNGWMLKEVEHVLRMSQHRLLLDRDFDGAIAGLKSADQRLNDIHDVRLIPIRKSIAKQTQTLNQFPHPDYTGIQLQLDNTIASLKNGLLKQATVQTANKQASNSSIAPKENENPTDNKPFDAEKFLALGKQFALDILEKTKAAFSDSINVTHGEQKIALFIEEQEKKRAYDFLRNKLLGAKYSVSTRDDSAFHQQLNAARAWLNNNDHFTNQASLTKEIDQLNKNDLMPELPDISEPSTLLAKHMNSIKDKK; from the coding sequence ATGAGCACTAAGGGTGACATGGAACCCAAAACAACAACCGCACCCACAAAGCCTGCGGCTAATACCAATAAGCAAAAGTCTGGCAGCGCACTGCTAGGGGTTTTTGTGTTCCTAACATTTTTATTAGCCGTTGCCGGTATAGGTGCCGGTTACTATGTGTGGCAACAAATGCAACAACAATTTCAAGCTGCTGAAGTTGAACGCAAAGCGCTTGAGCATGCATTAGGAACATTAGATCAGAACCCACGCATTCAAAAATTCAGTCGCAATTTCAACAAAAAAATTGAAGATACAAATTCCAACATAGAAAAAATATCAAAGAACATTAAATCGCTGGATGGAGAACAACAAAGACTAGCCAGTGTTGTTGAGAAAACCAGCGACATTATAGGCCGTGGGCAAAATGGTTGGATGTTAAAAGAAGTTGAACATGTATTACGCATGTCTCAACACCGATTATTACTTGATCGTGATTTTGATGGTGCAATAGCTGGGTTAAAATCTGCCGATCAACGACTTAACGACATTCATGATGTCCGTTTAATCCCCATTCGCAAATCTATAGCAAAGCAGACACAAACTTTAAATCAATTCCCCCATCCCGACTACACGGGTATCCAGCTTCAATTAGATAATACTATTGCGTCACTTAAAAATGGCTTGCTGAAACAAGCAACAGTGCAAACCGCAAACAAACAAGCATCTAACTCATCTATAGCACCTAAAGAAAATGAAAATCCCACTGACAACAAACCATTTGATGCGGAAAAGTTTTTGGCATTAGGGAAACAATTTGCTCTAGACATTCTTGAAAAAACTAAAGCAGCGTTCAGCGACTCAATTAACGTAACTCACGGCGAGCAAAAAATTGCTTTGTTTATTGAAGAACAAGAAAAGAAGCGAGCATATGATTTTTTACGTAATAAATTATTAGGCGCGAAATACTCAGTCAGCACGCGAGACGACAGTGCTTTCCACCAGCAATTAAACGCTGCGCGCGCGTGGTTAAACAATAATGATCACTTTACCAACCAAGCATCTCTCACCAAAGAGATCGATCAATTAAATAAAAACGATTTGATGCCTGAGCTACCAGATATTTCGGAACCTTCTACATTATTAGCAAAGCACATGAACAGCATTAAGGACAAGAAATGA
- a CDS encoding carboxylesterase: MASLDYLEKIHGDNPDAAIIWLHGLGADAYDFMPLVSQLNLPSELSIHFVFPHAPVQPVTINQGMSMPAWYDILELSLEAEEDHAGITSSMNAIESLIESKFTHIDPNRIILAGFSQGGALVLHTLLHGKAAIGGVIALSTYLPLRGLAPEANKGRVLGHDIFMAHGDYDEVLPIDVGDLARGVLLTLGTKITWRNYPMAHQLCDAQIQDIRKWVINKLTN; encoded by the coding sequence ATGGCAAGTTTAGATTATCTAGAAAAAATACACGGAGACAATCCAGATGCCGCGATAATTTGGCTACACGGCTTGGGCGCTGACGCTTATGACTTCATGCCACTGGTATCACAGCTTAACTTGCCAAGTGAACTGTCAATTCATTTTGTTTTTCCTCATGCACCTGTTCAACCTGTCACTATCAACCAGGGCATGAGTATGCCCGCATGGTACGATATCTTGGAGCTCAGCCTTGAAGCTGAAGAAGATCACGCGGGTATCACATCATCTATGAATGCCATAGAGTCACTAATTGAATCTAAGTTTACTCATATTGACCCAAATAGAATTATATTAGCTGGGTTCTCGCAAGGTGGCGCTTTAGTTTTACATACACTATTACACGGCAAAGCGGCGATCGGAGGCGTAATTGCATTATCGACTTATCTACCTCTTAGAGGACTAGCGCCTGAGGCAAACAAAGGCCGAGTTTTAGGCCATGATATTTTTATGGCTCACGGCGATTACGATGAAGTATTACCTATTGATGTTGGTGATTTAGCGCGTGGGGTGCTGCTCACATTAGGCACAAAAATTACCTGGCGCAATTATCCCATGGCCCATCAACTGTGCGATGCACAGATTCAAGACATTCGTAAGTGGGTAATTAACAAGCTAACAAATTAA
- a CDS encoding histidine kinase, producing the protein MAQSPSQRPPKQDNSQTEPGFLPDFCNARVIFLVILGAILLAFVLSLSSIQPGEDYWVKLSMIALFIVWIAFGNILVLCVSRRFLHRLQPIVAAFSCYGLSLLVTLIISILAVVTTPQETNLLGGGDSIYMNGFLLRNIAISAIVSAVALRYFYVQHQWKSNIQTEARSRIQALQARIRPHFLFNSMNTIASLTQTAPAKAEKAVLDLADLFRASLGHQDKVTLREELDFTKRYINIEELRLGERLKVELHLQDSLSLSTLIPALILQPLVENAIYHGVEPLTDGGTVRIEIESTARELQLTITNPKPMERDPLRSGNKMAQDNIRQRLQLAYGDQSKMKIRESDKDYSVSFHIPIEA; encoded by the coding sequence ATGGCTCAAAGTCCTTCTCAAAGACCACCAAAACAAGATAACAGCCAAACAGAACCAGGTTTCTTACCTGATTTCTGTAATGCTCGTGTTATTTTTCTAGTCATTCTTGGTGCCATCTTACTAGCCTTTGTACTATCGCTATCATCAATTCAACCTGGTGAGGACTACTGGGTGAAATTATCAATGATAGCGCTATTTATTGTATGGATTGCTTTTGGCAACATTCTGGTTTTATGTGTCAGTCGAAGATTTCTCCATCGCCTGCAACCAATTGTGGCTGCATTCTCTTGTTATGGATTGAGCTTATTAGTGACATTAATTATATCTATACTAGCTGTGGTAACTACTCCTCAAGAGACTAATTTATTGGGTGGTGGTGACTCCATATACATGAATGGATTTTTACTTAGAAATATTGCTATAAGTGCAATAGTAAGTGCTGTGGCATTGCGATACTTTTATGTTCAACATCAATGGAAATCTAACATTCAGACTGAAGCACGCTCTAGAATTCAGGCATTACAGGCGAGAATTCGCCCTCATTTCCTATTCAATAGTATGAATACTATTGCCAGTTTGACCCAAACAGCACCAGCTAAAGCAGAAAAAGCGGTATTAGATCTTGCTGACTTATTTCGCGCTTCACTAGGCCATCAGGACAAAGTAACCCTACGAGAAGAATTGGATTTCACTAAACGTTATATCAATATCGAAGAACTCAGACTTGGAGAGCGATTAAAAGTGGAATTACACTTGCAAGATAGCCTCAGTTTAAGCACACTCATACCCGCATTGATCTTGCAACCTTTGGTAGAAAATGCGATATACCATGGTGTAGAGCCATTGACAGATGGGGGGACCGTCCGAATTGAGATCGAGAGTACCGCTCGTGAACTACAGCTTACCATCACGAACCCGAAACCTATGGAACGTGATCCACTCAGGTCTGGCAATAAAATGGCGCAAGATAATATTCGTCAGCGTTTGCAACTTGCATATGGCGATCAATCCAAAATGAAAATTAGAGAATCCGACAAAGATTATTCAGTTAGCTTCCATATCCCCATAGAAGCTTAG
- the hemC gene encoding hydroxymethylbilane synthase produces the protein MSRIRIATRESQLALWQANEVSRLLSLHHPDIDVEIIGMTTEGDRFLQASLAAAGGKGLFVKELEQCLLDDNADIAVHSMKDVPYELPASLEIHTILEREDPRDALVSNHYKTLDELPSDAIVGTSSTRRECQIRALRADLKIQPLRGNVNTRLKKLDEGQYDAIILASAGLKRLGFEDRIVDFIATDTSLPAIGQGAIGIECRDNDLATKEILAPLHHEPTSLCVIAERGISTALSANCHLPIAAHATKSADSLTLNALVGLPDGSKILRASASGSHDQITQVIQQVINELLKLGANELIDSLREE, from the coding sequence ATGTCACGCATTCGAATAGCAACGCGTGAGAGCCAACTCGCCCTATGGCAGGCGAATGAGGTATCTCGATTACTATCCTTACACCATCCTGATATTGACGTAGAAATTATAGGTATGACGACCGAAGGAGACCGGTTTCTTCAAGCATCATTAGCTGCCGCAGGCGGTAAAGGCTTATTCGTAAAAGAGCTCGAACAATGTCTACTAGATGATAATGCGGATATTGCAGTGCACTCAATGAAAGATGTCCCTTACGAATTACCAGCATCATTAGAAATTCATACCATCTTAGAACGTGAAGATCCTCGCGATGCGTTAGTCTCCAATCACTACAAGACATTAGACGAATTGCCTTCCGATGCTATTGTTGGCACATCTAGCACGCGGCGCGAATGCCAAATTCGTGCATTGCGCGCAGATCTGAAAATTCAGCCATTGCGTGGCAACGTAAATACGCGTTTAAAGAAACTTGATGAAGGTCAGTATGATGCTATCATTTTAGCTAGCGCAGGCCTGAAACGTTTGGGCTTTGAAGATAGGATTGTAGATTTTATCGCAACTGATACCAGCCTTCCCGCTATAGGACAAGGTGCTATAGGTATCGAATGTAGAGACAATGATTTAGCCACAAAAGAAATTCTGGCTCCTCTGCACCATGAGCCAACTTCGTTGTGTGTAATTGCCGAACGTGGAATCAGCACCGCACTATCGGCCAATTGCCATTTGCCTATTGCTGCTCACGCAACAAAATCTGCAGACTCATTAACACTAAATGCATTAGTCGGGCTGCCAGATGGCAGCAAGATTTTACGCGCTTCAGCGTCAGGTTCACATGATCAAATAACTCAAGTTATCCAACAAGTCATCAACGAACTTTTGAAGCTAGGTGCTAATGAACTCATTGATTCCTTACGAGAAGAATAA
- a CDS encoding CoA-binding protein — MNDEAITELLGSVKTIAIVGLSPKKHRPSHRVAKHLQDCSYTVIPVRPGVREVLGENAYKSLEDIPFKVDLVNVFRAPKFIPGIVDSCIDLGLDKIWVQEGIINLDAQKKAQQSGIFMVMDRCIYKEIVRLGMNKLNKQ, encoded by the coding sequence ATGAATGATGAAGCAATTACCGAATTGTTAGGAAGTGTAAAAACAATTGCCATTGTAGGTTTGTCACCAAAGAAACATAGACCCAGCCACCGTGTAGCGAAACATTTGCAGGATTGTTCATATACAGTAATACCTGTGCGTCCCGGCGTACGCGAAGTATTGGGTGAAAATGCTTATAAGTCACTGGAAGATATTCCATTTAAGGTCGACTTGGTTAATGTTTTCCGTGCACCTAAATTTATTCCGGGGATTGTAGATTCATGTATTGATTTGGGACTAGATAAGATCTGGGTGCAAGAAGGCATAATTAATTTAGATGCTCAAAAAAAAGCACAGCAATCAGGAATATTTATGGTCATGGATAGATGTATTTATAAAGAAATTGTTCGTCTGGGTATGAATAAATTGAACAAGCAATAA
- the lysA gene encoding diaminopimelate decarboxylase: MNQFPGFEYRQDKLFVEQVDIPRLALEYGTPFYVYSKSALTSRWVELCTAFSSLDFLPCYAVKANSNIAVLQMLSQWGAGFDIVSLGELERVLTAGGDASKIMFSGVAKREDEIRKAIHCQIGCINVESEYELGRIREIAAEMKMHVNVSLRINPNVNPNTHPYISTGLKESKFGITSELALKLYASIKDDPWVKPVGVDCHIGSQITDTQPYVDAAEHVFEFVENLEQLGIKLKHIDLGGGFGITYENEKPPEFNQYADVITPLFEGKDYQLVLEPGRSIVANAGALVTAVEYVKDIEVTEFVLVDAAMNDLIRPALYQAWHNLMPVTLNANREDKVYDVVGPVCESGDFFAKQREMKQLLPGELLAVMSAGAYAMTMASNYNTRQRPCELMIDGDDVHLIRRRDAIDELWQNEVLLPAD; encoded by the coding sequence GTGAATCAATTCCCTGGTTTTGAATATCGACAAGATAAGTTATTTGTCGAACAAGTTGATATTCCTCGCTTGGCACTAGAGTATGGAACGCCATTCTACGTCTATTCTAAATCTGCATTAACTTCACGCTGGGTAGAGTTATGCACAGCATTTTCATCATTAGATTTTTTACCCTGCTACGCGGTCAAGGCTAATTCCAATATCGCTGTATTGCAGATGCTTTCCCAATGGGGCGCTGGCTTTGATATTGTTTCTTTGGGTGAGCTTGAACGTGTACTCACTGCGGGCGGTGATGCGAGTAAAATAATGTTTTCAGGTGTAGCCAAGAGAGAGGATGAAATCCGCAAAGCAATACATTGTCAAATTGGGTGTATTAATGTTGAGTCTGAGTATGAGCTCGGGCGTATTCGAGAAATTGCCGCTGAAATGAAAATGCATGTCAATGTATCACTTCGAATTAATCCTAATGTAAATCCAAATACGCATCCATATATTTCAACAGGTTTAAAAGAAAGTAAATTTGGTATCACTAGCGAATTAGCACTTAAATTATATGCTTCTATAAAAGATGATCCTTGGGTTAAGCCGGTGGGAGTTGATTGTCATATAGGGTCACAAATTACTGACACTCAACCTTATGTTGATGCGGCTGAGCATGTATTTGAATTTGTGGAAAATTTGGAGCAGTTGGGTATTAAATTAAAGCATATTGATTTGGGTGGTGGATTTGGGATTACTTATGAAAATGAAAAACCCCCTGAATTTAATCAATATGCAGACGTTATCACGCCACTGTTTGAAGGTAAGGACTATCAATTGGTGCTAGAACCTGGAAGATCAATTGTAGCGAACGCGGGAGCTTTAGTGACTGCTGTTGAGTATGTAAAAGATATAGAAGTCACTGAGTTTGTATTAGTTGATGCTGCGATGAACGACTTAATTCGTCCAGCGTTGTATCAAGCGTGGCATAATTTAATGCCGGTGACACTAAATGCTAATCGGGAAGATAAAGTTTATGATGTAGTCGGTCCTGTTTGTGAAAGTGGTGATTTTTTTGCAAAGCAACGTGAAATGAAGCAATTGCTTCCAGGCGAATTACTCGCTGTGATGTCTGCAGGTGCTTATGCAATGACCATGGCAAGTAACTATAATACGCGCCAGCGCCCTTGCGAGCTAATGATTGATGGTGATGATGTTCATCTAATTAGGCGTAGAGATGCGATAGATGAACTATGGCAAAATGAAGTGTTATTGCCCGCTGATTAG
- the dapF gene encoding diaminopimelate epimerase, which yields MKLNFVKMHGLGNDFILLDGISQDFDLTANNIRHLSHRKLGIGCDQLLIAQSPSKEDVDFRYRIFNSDGSEVEQCGNGARCFAQFVRRLGLTNKKVIKVETLAGTFTLHVRDNINVTVEMGVPEFDSEKIPFSEHNEHNAHMLEIDQQQIEFAVVSMGNPHAVIFVDDVDSIDVYKIGSQLEVDGRFPKRTNVQFIQIENRQNIIQRIFERGVGETMASGSGACAATAVAQQKDRVDDTVQITMPGGVLEIHRNEEGCLLMTGPTEFSFEGSVNV from the coding sequence GTGAAACTTAATTTTGTAAAAATGCACGGACTTGGCAATGATTTTATTTTGCTTGATGGTATTAGCCAAGATTTCGATTTAACAGCCAATAATATTCGTCATTTATCGCATAGAAAACTTGGGATTGGTTGCGATCAACTGTTAATTGCACAATCACCTAGTAAGGAAGATGTTGATTTTCGCTACCGAATATTTAATAGTGACGGCAGTGAAGTTGAGCAGTGTGGAAATGGTGCAAGATGTTTTGCTCAGTTTGTGAGGAGACTTGGTCTTACGAATAAAAAAGTCATAAAGGTTGAAACGCTCGCAGGCACTTTTACTTTACATGTCCGTGATAACATTAATGTCACGGTTGAGATGGGAGTGCCAGAGTTTGATTCGGAAAAGATTCCCTTTAGTGAGCATAACGAGCACAATGCACACATGCTTGAAATAGATCAGCAGCAAATTGAATTTGCCGTTGTCTCGATGGGAAATCCACATGCTGTAATATTTGTTGATGATGTCGATTCAATAGATGTGTATAAGATAGGAAGTCAGTTGGAAGTAGATGGAAGATTTCCAAAGCGTACCAATGTTCAGTTTATTCAAATTGAGAATAGACAAAATATTATTCAAAGGATTTTTGAGCGAGGAGTTGGTGAGACCATGGCAAGTGGTTCCGGAGCCTGCGCAGCTACAGCTGTTGCACAACAAAAAGATAGAGTGGATGACACGGTTCAGATTACAATGCCGGGAGGCGTGTTGGAAATTCACCGTAATGAAGAAGGGTGTCTGTTAATGACAGGGCCAACCGAATTTAGTTTTGAGGGGAGTGTTAACGTATGA
- the argH gene encoding argininosuccinate lyase, with protein MSKNNNDKKTNSQQTKPDGKKPWGGRFTESTDAFVEEFTASVAFDQRMYSQDIAGSQAHARMLAKIKVLTTDECEAIVGALDEIREEIEAHKFDWRIDLEDVHMNIESRLVAKIGEPGKKLHTGRSRNDQVATDIRLYLREQIGFIDAELERMQQAILETAEKQADTLMPGFTHLQVAQVITVGHHLMAWFEMLTRDRARLADCKKRVNIMPLGSAALAGTPFPLDRDYVAEQLEFNAITNNSLDAVSDRDFAIEFCSFASILLMHLSRMSEELILWASQQFEFIELPDRFCTGSSIMPQKKNPDVPELVRGKSGRVFGNLMSLLTLMKSQVLAYNKDNQEDKEPLFDTIDTVMGSVRVYADMIPHITFNTDNLAKAVNKGYATATDLADYLVARGMAFRDAHEIVGRAVRIAIDEGKELEQLSLQQYQSISNVISEDVYSVLQTRGSAESKQVVGGTSPRQVREQIQAARKRIV; from the coding sequence ATGTCTAAAAACAACAACGATAAAAAAACCAATTCTCAGCAAACAAAACCAGATGGAAAAAAACCATGGGGTGGACGATTTACTGAGTCGACGGATGCATTCGTGGAAGAATTTACGGCATCTGTGGCATTTGATCAACGCATGTATTCGCAAGATATTGCTGGTTCGCAAGCACATGCCCGTATGTTGGCAAAAATTAAGGTGCTAACTACAGATGAATGTGAAGCCATAGTAGGTGCACTTGATGAGATTCGTGAAGAAATTGAAGCTCATAAATTTGATTGGCGCATTGATCTTGAAGATGTGCATATGAATATTGAATCGCGTCTAGTCGCGAAGATTGGTGAGCCTGGTAAAAAATTGCACACGGGTCGTTCTAGGAATGACCAAGTTGCAACAGATATTCGTTTATACCTGCGCGAGCAAATTGGATTTATTGACGCTGAGTTAGAACGTATGCAACAAGCCATATTAGAAACTGCAGAAAAACAAGCTGATACTTTGATGCCGGGATTTACCCATTTGCAAGTTGCGCAAGTAATCACTGTGGGTCACCATTTGATGGCATGGTTTGAAATGTTGACAAGAGATCGTGCTCGTTTAGCAGACTGCAAAAAACGTGTCAACATTATGCCTTTAGGTTCCGCTGCGTTAGCAGGGACGCCATTTCCTCTTGACCGTGACTACGTGGCTGAGCAATTAGAGTTTAATGCGATTACAAATAATTCATTAGATGCAGTGAGTGACCGTGACTTCGCGATTGAATTTTGTTCATTTGCTTCAATCTTGTTGATGCACCTTTCACGCATGTCTGAAGAACTTATTTTATGGGCATCACAGCAATTTGAATTTATAGAATTGCCTGACCGTTTTTGCACGGGGTCATCGATAATGCCGCAAAAGAAAAATCCTGACGTGCCAGAATTGGTGCGTGGCAAGAGTGGGCGGGTATTTGGCAATTTAATGTCCTTGCTTACGTTAATGAAGTCACAGGTGCTTGCATACAATAAAGATAACCAAGAAGATAAAGAGCCATTATTCGACACAATTGATACTGTTATGGGTAGCGTGCGCGTTTATGCAGATATGATACCGCATATTACTTTTAATACTGATAATCTTGCTAAGGCAGTTAACAAAGGGTATGCGACGGCTACCGATTTGGCAGATTATTTGGTTGCTAGAGGCATGGCGTTTCGAGATGCGCATGAAATTGTCGGTCGAGCAGTACGTATTGCAATCGATGAAGGTAAAGAGTTGGAACAATTGTCTTTGCAACAGTATCAGTCCATATCGAATGTAATATCTGAGGATGTTTATTCAGTATTACAAACACGTGGTTCAGCAGAATCTAAGCAAGTAGTGGGCGGCACTAGTCCTCGCCAAGTGCGTGAGCAAATACAAGCCGCGCGCAAAAGAATCGTTTAA
- a CDS encoding LytTR family DNA-binding domain-containing protein has product MKVLIVDDEAPARDRLIHMVSSIDSMETSGQASNGLEAVRMVQDSHPDVVLMDIRMPGMDGLEAARHLSEMDEPPAIIFTTAYSEHALEAYDANAVDYLVKPIRQEKLEKSLAKARKLTKAQIAALNIETNNTGRSHICARIRGNLELIPVDEIVYFQADQKYITVRHLGGEVLIEDALKNLETEFEDRLIRIHRNALVSTNYITGMEKNIDGRFVVSFKEIDDKLEISRRHVAEVRKFLKFR; this is encoded by the coding sequence ATGAAAGTTTTAATTGTGGATGATGAAGCACCAGCACGTGACCGATTAATACACATGGTTTCTTCCATAGATAGTATGGAAACCAGTGGTCAAGCATCTAATGGTCTTGAAGCTGTTCGAATGGTGCAAGACTCACACCCGGACGTTGTCTTGATGGATATTCGCATGCCTGGCATGGATGGTCTCGAAGCCGCTCGCCACTTAAGCGAAATGGACGAACCACCTGCAATTATCTTTACCACTGCGTATAGCGAACATGCTCTAGAAGCCTATGATGCCAATGCCGTTGATTACTTAGTGAAGCCTATTCGCCAAGAGAAATTAGAAAAATCACTGGCCAAGGCTAGAAAATTAACTAAGGCGCAAATCGCAGCACTAAATATAGAAACCAATAATACTGGTCGCAGCCATATCTGTGCACGTATTCGCGGTAACCTAGAGTTAATACCTGTGGATGAAATTGTATATTTCCAAGCAGATCAAAAATACATCACAGTGCGTCACCTTGGTGGTGAAGTATTGATTGAAGATGCACTTAAAAATCTAGAAACTGAATTTGAGGATCGTCTTATTCGTATCCATCGAAATGCCTTAGTTAGTACTAACTACATCACTGGCATGGAGAAAAATATTGATGGTCGCTTTGTGGTTAGCTTTAAAGAAATTGACGACAAACTCGAAATCAGTCGTAGACACGTGGCAGAAGTACGAAAATTCTTGAAGTTCAGATAA